One Natranaerovirga hydrolytica genomic region harbors:
- a CDS encoding IS110 family transposase: MESTGKYWIPILNYLENDIEICLTYPKYIKTLKCKKTDKKDSKWIADLYKYDLVRCSFIPPKDFRQLRELARYRFKLVCMKSSKKNVFKTV, translated from the coding sequence ATGGAATCCACTGGCAAGTATTGGATTCCTATTTTAAATTACCTAGAGAATGACATTGAGATATGTCTAACATACCCAAAGTATATCAAAACACTTAAATGCAAGAAAACTGACAAAAAGGATTCTAAATGGATTGCTGACCTCTACAAATATGATTTAGTCAGATGTTCTTTTATCCCACCAAAAGACTTCCGTCAGCTTCGTGAATTGGCACGATACCGTTTTAAACTAGTTTGTATGAAATCTTCAAAAAAAAACGTATTCAAAACTGTATGA
- a CDS encoding amidase domain-containing protein, with protein MKKKHLFMSAMVIILIINSISLGAIEKRNYDFDIEKFIVQYYQSKDIFNESIAKQDFSNDEVYAYAEGKIKVNEHIKEKISSYKTNYSVNTELLEKNQMGDKTYYRYAVVVKFRYDGAKFDSSYGEEIEIIVNNDNKVENIYVALDYYDVFMKGYEYDVKLNIKNNNQKITAFSNLESRVNDLIEQIDNEYDKMIQSDEIYQHSYELTSNPPAFPLNRSNIVTWARNNYNKVNPQSGGSGVFYYDFSQIPEAWDCTNFVSHALLAGGASVYNNNTPSTGWYYVNLSQRSYSWAGVPNFHTFITRKNVTRGPIGESFAYTFVSQNNMPYQTGDLIQFYSSRINNWRHSAVITGHAWFVGMPSGTRDALITGRSGVNFFDDNIRASERYPGEPKRVIRLLGNYF; from the coding sequence ATGAAAAAAAAACACTTATTTATGTCAGCTATGGTAATAATATTGATAATTAATTCTATAAGTCTTGGAGCAATTGAAAAAAGGAATTATGATTTTGATATAGAAAAATTTATTGTGCAATATTATCAATCAAAGGATATATTTAATGAAAGTATAGCAAAGCAAGATTTTTCAAATGATGAAGTGTATGCTTATGCAGAGGGAAAAATTAAAGTAAATGAACATATTAAGGAAAAGATTAGCTCATACAAGACAAATTATAGTGTAAATACGGAGTTGTTGGAAAAAAATCAAATGGGAGACAAAACATATTACAGATATGCAGTTGTAGTAAAATTTAGATATGACGGTGCGAAGTTTGACTCTTCATATGGAGAGGAAATTGAAATTATTGTTAATAATGATAATAAAGTTGAAAACATTTATGTAGCTTTAGATTATTATGATGTATTTATGAAGGGGTATGAATACGATGTTAAATTAAATATAAAAAATAATAATCAAAAGATAACAGCCTTTTCAAATTTAGAAAGTAGAGTTAACGACCTTATTGAACAAATAGATAATGAATATGATAAGATGATTCAATCTGATGAAATATATCAACATTCATATGAACTTACATCAAATCCTCCAGCATTTCCACTTAATAGAAGTAATATTGTGACTTGGGCAAGAAATAATTATAATAAAGTTAACCCACAAAGCGGTGGAAGTGGTGTTTTTTACTATGACTTTTCACAAATACCAGAAGCTTGGGATTGTACAAATTTTGTTTCTCATGCTTTGTTAGCTGGTGGAGCAAGCGTTTATAACAATAATACCCCATCTACTGGTTGGTACTACGTTAATTTAAGCCAAAGAAGTTACTCTTGGGCTGGTGTTCCTAATTTTCATACTTTTATTACAAGAAAAAATGTTACTAGAGGGCCTATTGGTGAGTCTTTTGCATATACTTTTGTTTCTCAAAATAATATGCCATATCAAACAGGAGATTTGATACAATTTTATTCAAGTAGAATCAATAACTGGAGGCATTCAGCTGTAATAACGGGTCATGCGTGGTTTGTTGGTATGCCGAGTGGTACTAGAGATGCATTAATAACAGGGAGATCGGGAGTAAACTTTTTTGATGACAATATAAGGGCATCGGAAAGATACCCAGGAGAACCCAAAAGAGTTATAAGACTATTAGGTAATTATTTTTAA
- a CDS encoding transposase: protein MVTQTEVELYVRIKPYYEFLNYISSLPDVTQLNATIILADIGVNINIFDDAKHLCSWCGLSPSNNESDGENKSVRITKVGAYLKLMIVQCALAAIKNKKQPYFAIKYCCIKKRRGHKKAIIAIARMMMVSTYHIIYKKQPFNLTDYEELLDPHYQNPKVVLNDAKVFVYPEAQGFDTSLLVKCNDN from the coding sequence ATGGTCACTCAAACTGAGGTTGAACTTTATGTCAGAATCAAACCTTATTATGAATTTTTGAACTATATATCTTCACTTCCTGATGTAACTCAACTCAATGCTACCATAATCCTTGCCGATATTGGTGTAAATATTAATATCTTTGATGATGCAAAACATCTTTGTTCCTGGTGTGGATTATCTCCTTCCAACAATGAATCTGACGGGGAAAATAAATCTGTACGTATTACAAAAGTCGGCGCTTATCTAAAACTAATGATTGTTCAATGTGCTCTTGCCGCAATTAAGAATAAAAAACAGCCTTATTTTGCAATCAAATACTGTTGCATAAAAAAACGACGTGGTCACAAAAAAGCAATAATCGCAATAGCAAGGATGATGATGGTTTCTACCTATCACATAATTTATAAAAAACAACCTTTTAACCTAACTGATTATGAGGAACTGTTGGACCCTCATTACCAAAATCCAAAAGTTGTACTTAATGATGCAAAAGTTTTTGTTTACCCTGAAGCTCAAGGCTTCGATACTTCATTATTAGTGAAATGCAACGATAACTAA